A single Acetivibrio cellulolyticus CD2 DNA region contains:
- a CDS encoding ParA family protein, whose protein sequence is MNAKIIAVANQKGGVAKTTSVRNMAFSLGEQGKKVLALDFDPQSNLTSSFADDSVIIPNQSGVLCNNGANGLYKEHLED, encoded by the coding sequence ATGAATGCAAAAATTATAGCAGTTGCAAACCAAAAAGGTGGTGTAGCTAAGACTACCAGTGTAAGGAATATGGCATTTTCCCTTGGAGAGCAGGGGAAGAAGGTGCTGGCTTTAGATTTTGACCCACAATCCAACCTTACTTCATCATTTGCAGATGATAGTGTAATCATTCCAAATCAATCAGGAGTATTATGCAACAATGGGGCTAACGGACTTTACAAAGAGCATC